One Aquisediminimonas profunda genomic region harbors:
- the folE gene encoding GTP cyclohydrolase I FolE, producing MNYQSHDFEAIGEDGKLAVPHDVQDAIRTLLRWAGDDPDREGLLDTPARVGRAWREYCGGYREDPGLHLSRTFEEVGGYDEVVLLKDIPFQSHCEHHMAPIVGKASIAYLPRDRVVGISKLARVLHGYAERLQVQERLTSQVAQCIWENLKPHGVAVVIEAQHGCMTGRGVKTPGVGMVTSRLLGCFLEDASSRKEVLSLMGRC from the coding sequence ATGAATTACCAATCGCATGATTTTGAAGCCATTGGCGAAGACGGAAAACTTGCCGTTCCGCATGACGTGCAAGACGCCATCCGGACGCTCCTGCGCTGGGCAGGTGATGATCCAGATCGGGAGGGCCTTCTGGATACGCCTGCCCGTGTTGGCCGTGCCTGGCGTGAATATTGCGGCGGGTATCGCGAAGACCCTGGTCTGCATCTGTCACGCACGTTCGAAGAAGTTGGCGGCTATGATGAAGTTGTCCTGCTCAAGGACATACCATTTCAGTCCCATTGCGAGCATCACATGGCGCCGATTGTCGGGAAGGCATCCATTGCATATCTTCCCCGTGACCGGGTGGTGGGCATCTCGAAGCTTGCACGCGTGTTGCACGGTTATGCCGAACGGCTGCAGGTACAGGAGCGCCTGACTTCGCAGGTTGCACAATGCATCTGGGAGAACCTGAAGCCGCATGGCGTTGCTGTCGTGATCGAGGCGCAGCATGGCTGCATGACCGGGCGGGGCGTGAAGACACCCGGCGTTGGCATGGTAACAAGCCGCCTGCTCGGTTGCTTCCTGGAAGATGCGAGTAGCCGCAAGGAAGTTCTTTCACTCATGGGTCGCTGCTAG
- a CDS encoding HIG1 domain-containing protein has translation MIWFFALLIAAFAVATATALVRGLMAFYKDGEALKDGSDAAVLMRGVQQNRMMSQRVLFQGLAILVIALLGAFATQN, from the coding sequence ATGATCTGGTTCTTTGCACTTCTCATTGCGGCCTTCGCAGTTGCAACAGCAACCGCGCTCGTGCGTGGCCTGATGGCATTTTACAAGGACGGCGAGGCGCTGAAAGACGGCTCCGATGCCGCAGTCCTTATGAGAGGCGTTCAACAAAACCGGATGATGTCGCAGCGCGTCCTCTTCCAGGGACTCGCAATCCTGGTGATCGCGCTCCTCGGCGCGTTTGCAACGCAGAACTGA
- a CDS encoding LuxR C-terminal-related transcriptional regulator: MIQSSPIAAVVSNPRLPDNPIVACNAAFSELTGYQPDEIIGRNCRFLKGEDTEPWLTDALRTGIRNRQPVLAEILNYKKDGTPFRNAVMIAPIFDAAGEIEYFLGSQVEINEDAARANQSRRDQALSQVDNLSRRQREILLHMAAGKLNKQIAYELGLSERTVKMHKSAVLSALGVRTTADAIRIAIEAGF, from the coding sequence ATGATTCAGTCTAGCCCGATTGCGGCCGTGGTCAGCAATCCTCGTTTGCCTGACAATCCCATCGTCGCGTGCAACGCTGCATTCTCGGAATTGACCGGGTACCAGCCCGACGAGATTATTGGACGCAATTGTCGATTTCTGAAAGGTGAGGATACCGAGCCCTGGCTGACTGACGCCCTGCGTACCGGCATCAGGAACAGGCAACCCGTTCTGGCTGAAATCCTGAACTACAAGAAGGACGGTACGCCGTTCCGCAATGCCGTGATGATTGCGCCCATTTTTGATGCAGCTGGCGAAATCGAGTATTTCCTCGGGTCTCAAGTAGAGATCAATGAAGATGCTGCGCGTGCCAATCAAAGCCGGCGGGATCAGGCACTGTCCCAGGTCGACAACCTGTCGCGGCGCCAACGCGAAATCCTGCTCCATATGGCCGCTGGCAAGCTCAACAAGCAAATTGCCTATGAACTGGGCTTGAGTGAACGGACTGTGAAGATGCACAAATCGGCCGTTCTTTCGGCCTTGGGGGTCCGAACCACCGCAGATGCGATTCGCATCGCGATTGAGGCGGGATTCTAG
- a CDS encoding cryptochrome/photolyase family protein, translating into MAVSLLWLRQDLRLRDHPALLAAVADGSVIPVYVLDDSGPGTHPIGSAQRWWLHRSLERLDEGFRALGNRLILRRGRAEDVLPGLAAETGATRVHALRHYEPWWQRAENELSVRIDTVLHEGNHLFNPRLLLNGSGERYRVFTPWFRKLLEHMPPPAPLAAPEHVPPPSIFPHSDRLDEWTLLPRRPDWSGGFNVWTPGEEGARAAFRAFLPKLGAYEDERNFPSRPGVSRLSPHIHFGEISPATLWHHAAKQAGEKARSFLSEIAWREHGLNLVDQFPDYATRNGRALFDRFPWRDGPEAEADFAAWTRGLTGYPVVDAGMRELWQTGWMHNRVRMITASFLIKHLLIDWRRGEQWFWDTLLDADIGANAMNWQYVAGSGVDAPVFSRMMAPFLQSPKFEMADYIRTYVPELAHLPDETIHMPHEHGCTPPGYPLPIIGHEAARARAMAAWDACRGQ; encoded by the coding sequence TTGGCAGTTTCCTTGCTTTGGCTCCGCCAGGATCTGCGATTGAGAGATCATCCCGCTTTGCTTGCCGCGGTTGCAGACGGCTCAGTTATCCCAGTCTATGTCCTGGATGATTCTGGCCCTGGAACTCACCCGATAGGTTCGGCACAGAGATGGTGGCTGCACCGCAGCCTGGAGCGACTGGACGAGGGCTTTCGGGCCCTTGGCAATCGCCTGATCCTGCGTCGCGGCCGTGCAGAGGATGTCCTACCAGGACTCGCAGCGGAAACGGGCGCGACCCGGGTTCATGCCCTGCGCCATTATGAGCCGTGGTGGCAGCGCGCCGAAAACGAGTTGAGCGTCCGGATCGATACTGTCCTCCATGAGGGCAATCATCTGTTCAATCCGCGATTGCTGCTGAACGGTTCAGGAGAACGCTATCGCGTCTTCACGCCCTGGTTCCGAAAGCTGCTGGAACATATGCCACCTCCTGCACCTCTGGCTGCTCCTGAGCATGTCCCGCCACCGTCAATCTTTCCGCATAGCGACAGGCTTGATGAATGGACACTTCTGCCCCGGCGCCCCGACTGGTCGGGCGGATTCAACGTATGGACACCGGGAGAGGAGGGCGCTCGGGCCGCTTTCCGGGCCTTCTTGCCAAAACTTGGCGCCTATGAGGACGAACGCAACTTCCCGTCGCGACCCGGCGTGTCGCGGCTGTCGCCGCATATTCATTTCGGCGAGATTTCTCCCGCAACGCTTTGGCATCATGCCGCCAAGCAAGCAGGCGAAAAGGCGCGGAGCTTCCTGAGCGAAATTGCATGGAGGGAGCATGGCCTCAATCTCGTCGATCAGTTTCCGGACTATGCGACACGCAATGGCCGGGCATTGTTCGATCGCTTCCCCTGGCGTGATGGGCCGGAAGCTGAGGCCGACTTTGCGGCCTGGACGCGCGGTCTGACAGGCTATCCTGTTGTCGATGCGGGCATGCGCGAACTTTGGCAGACCGGATGGATGCACAATCGGGTGCGCATGATCACCGCATCCTTCCTCATCAAGCATCTCCTGATCGATTGGCGGCGCGGCGAACAATGGTTCTGGGACACACTTCTTGATGCCGATATCGGTGCAAACGCCATGAACTGGCAATATGTCGCCGGGTCGGGAGTCGACGCACCCGTTTTTTCACGCATGATGGCGCCGTTCCTGCAAAGCCCGAAGTTCGAAATGGCCGACTATATTCGCACATATGTGCCCGAACTGGCCCATCTTCCGGATGAGACAATTCATATGCCTCATGAACATGGCTGCACGCCTCCAGGCTATCCCTTGCCGATTATTGGGCATGAGGCAGCACGGGCCCGCGCGATGGCGGCATGGGACGCCTGCCGCGGCCAATGA
- a CDS encoding SDR family NAD(P)-dependent oxidoreductase: MSGKNAVIFGASGGIGAAITTQLRRSGGFATVSTGTRSEGGDFRFDLTDESSIAAAASTIAETGPVDLVIVATGVLHTESGDGPEKSWRMIDPARMAHVFALNTIGPALIAKHVLPLMHRDRRAVFAALSARVGSIGDNRLGGWHSYRASKAALNMLIRTFAVELAHRNPDAIAVALHPGTVETSLSAPFQSNVPSERLFSPQICAEALLSVVDGLTPKDSGGFFAWDGQSVPF, from the coding sequence ATGAGCGGGAAGAATGCAGTCATCTTCGGCGCGTCCGGGGGCATTGGGGCAGCAATCACGACCCAGCTTCGCCGATCAGGGGGCTTTGCAACCGTGTCGACAGGCACGCGCTCCGAGGGTGGCGATTTCCGTTTTGATCTGACGGACGAGTCAAGCATCGCCGCTGCTGCCAGCACCATTGCGGAAACGGGTCCCGTCGATTTGGTCATTGTCGCAACGGGCGTCTTGCACACTGAGAGCGGCGATGGGCCCGAAAAATCCTGGAGGATGATCGATCCTGCGCGGATGGCGCACGTCTTCGCCCTCAATACGATCGGCCCGGCTTTGATCGCCAAGCATGTCCTCCCGCTTATGCACAGGGACAGGCGCGCGGTTTTTGCCGCCTTGTCTGCGCGTGTCGGTTCAATCGGGGACAACAGGCTGGGTGGCTGGCACAGTTATCGTGCCTCCAAGGCAGCGCTCAACATGCTTATCCGGACATTCGCCGTAGAGCTTGCTCATCGCAATCCGGATGCCATTGCGGTCGCGCTTCATCCCGGCACGGTTGAAACCAGTCTGTCTGCGCCCTTTCAAAGCAACGTGCCGAGCGAACGACTCTTTAGCCCTCAGATATGTGCAGAGGCGCTCTTGTCAGTTGTCGACGGATTGACCCCGAAGGACAGTGGCGGCTTTTTTGCCTGGGACGGTCAGTCAGTTCCCTTCTGA
- a CDS encoding aminotransferase class I/II-fold pyridoxal phosphate-dependent enzyme: MASQQEHDTNAEADLLQRGFNRRDVGRIAAVFGTGALAASAGRPAWAAAPAKPASKLMLDSNECWTGPMPAGIEAARNMLARCNRYEPDGERAAFIRAAATFDKVPEDHISPWPGSSDPLSRAVVTFASPTRGVVTADPTFELAWDTATWLGVPLRKVPLTSDYRHDVKAMLAAGPDAGLFYVCTPNNPTGTVTPLEEIVWLVRNKPAGSKVLVDEAYIHFTTQPSATKLFAESDDVIVLRTFSKLFGMAGMRMGYALTHPANIAKMQRYDGDVQSGSLPLPSLVCATASLGEASTIAQRRAELQANRSFVTEEIRRRGYTVLPSEANMVMIDWGGPPAKSMREAFRKQGVEIGRSWSIWPSISRLTVSSRAEMIAFLRALDRVRAS; the protein is encoded by the coding sequence ATGGCGAGCCAGCAAGAACACGACACCAATGCCGAGGCCGACCTGCTCCAGCGCGGCTTCAATCGACGCGATGTAGGACGCATCGCTGCGGTGTTTGGAACCGGGGCCTTGGCTGCGAGCGCAGGGCGTCCCGCCTGGGCGGCTGCACCGGCCAAACCGGCTTCAAAGCTGATGCTGGATTCGAACGAATGCTGGACTGGGCCTATGCCCGCCGGCATTGAAGCGGCGCGCAACATGCTGGCGCGCTGCAACCGTTATGAGCCAGACGGCGAACGCGCGGCCTTCATCCGCGCCGCAGCTACATTCGACAAGGTGCCGGAAGATCATATTTCGCCCTGGCCCGGTTCGAGTGACCCGCTGAGTCGTGCGGTCGTGACCTTTGCTTCTCCGACGCGGGGCGTCGTCACAGCCGACCCGACCTTTGAGCTCGCTTGGGATACCGCAACCTGGTTGGGTGTGCCCTTGCGCAAGGTGCCGCTCACGTCTGACTATCGGCATGATGTAAAGGCCATGCTTGCCGCCGGTCCGGACGCCGGCCTGTTTTACGTCTGCACGCCCAACAACCCGACCGGGACCGTGACTCCGCTGGAGGAAATTGTCTGGCTGGTCAGAAACAAGCCTGCGGGTTCCAAGGTTCTGGTCGATGAGGCCTATATCCATTTCACCACGCAGCCGAGTGCCACCAAGCTTTTTGCCGAGAGTGACGACGTGATCGTGCTCAGGACCTTCTCAAAACTGTTCGGCATGGCGGGAATGCGCATGGGCTATGCGCTGACCCACCCGGCGAATATCGCGAAGATGCAGCGTTATGACGGGGATGTGCAATCAGGCTCCCTGCCCTTGCCGTCATTGGTCTGCGCTACCGCGAGTCTGGGAGAGGCCAGCACGATCGCGCAACGCAGGGCTGAGCTCCAAGCAAACCGTTCTTTTGTCACAGAAGAGATCCGACGGCGCGGCTACACTGTCCTGCCGAGCGAAGCCAATATGGTGATGATTGACTGGGGCGGCCCGCCAGCCAAATCGATGCGAGAGGCCTTCCGCAAGCAAGGCGTCGAGATCGGCAGGTCCTGGTCAATCTGGCCGAGCATTTCACGATTGACCGTGAGCTCGCGAGCAGAAATGATCGCCTTTCTCAGGGCGCTTGATCGCGTGCGAGCGAGCTGA
- a CDS encoding ThuA domain-containing protein, with protein MRIVRALSLAFAAVSSAWLVPAPAQAKAPPMLDCAGRDAPFSINSPFIDVLLNAEARRLAELATGQDFSKGDPVFVGTKPPSFASILTIKEAAAFAGVDLKILPDLDRKLRALPVSHADKIARCARYDNDRPRFALQKGKKPRLLLFEKINGFRDAPSVNAAHAAIIAMAERKGWTLAITDKGGAFNSATLGHFDAVIWNNISGDVLTLGQRRAFQDYLNGGGAFVGVHGSAGDPIYFWDWYPDTLIGARFAGHPMNPQFQEARITVNQSSVLAEGLPSEWRMTDEWYSFKSSPRATGAQVVLSLDESTYRRQGRFGEPLDMGADHPLAWTRCIGKGRMFYSAIGHLPETYSQPQHVRLLENAISWAATNSSQCRKP; from the coding sequence ATGAGGATCGTTCGGGCCCTTTCACTTGCGTTTGCGGCCGTCTCTTCTGCTTGGCTGGTTCCAGCGCCGGCTCAGGCCAAGGCGCCACCAATGCTTGATTGCGCGGGCCGCGATGCGCCGTTTTCGATCAACAGCCCGTTCATCGACGTTCTGCTCAATGCTGAGGCACGCAGATTGGCAGAACTGGCAACTGGTCAGGATTTCAGCAAGGGCGACCCGGTGTTCGTTGGGACGAAGCCACCCAGCTTTGCGTCTATCCTGACCATCAAGGAAGCCGCAGCCTTTGCTGGCGTCGATCTCAAGATCCTGCCGGACCTCGACAGAAAGCTGCGCGCACTTCCCGTCTCCCACGCGGACAAGATCGCCCGCTGCGCCCGCTACGATAACGACCGACCCAGATTCGCCCTTCAAAAGGGCAAGAAGCCGCGCTTGCTTCTCTTCGAGAAGATCAACGGATTTCGCGACGCGCCCTCGGTTAACGCCGCGCATGCAGCGATTATAGCGATGGCAGAGCGCAAAGGCTGGACGTTGGCGATCACCGACAAGGGCGGAGCCTTCAATTCGGCGACCCTTGGACATTTCGATGCCGTGATCTGGAACAACATTTCTGGTGACGTGCTTACGCTTGGCCAACGCCGGGCCTTTCAGGACTACCTCAACGGCGGCGGCGCTTTCGTCGGAGTGCATGGCTCTGCGGGTGATCCCATATATTTCTGGGATTGGTATCCGGACACCCTCATCGGAGCGCGATTTGCGGGCCATCCGATGAATCCGCAGTTTCAGGAGGCGCGCATCACCGTAAACCAGAGCAGCGTGCTCGCCGAAGGACTTCCCTCCGAATGGCGAATGACGGACGAGTGGTACTCGTTCAAATCCAGTCCAAGAGCAACGGGTGCTCAAGTCGTGCTCAGTCTCGATGAAAGCACCTATCGACGCCAGGGCCGTTTTGGCGAACCACTCGACATGGGCGCTGATCATCCTCTTGCCTGGACCCGGTGCATCGGGAAAGGCCGAATGTTCTATTCTGCAATCGGCCATTTACCTGAGACCTACAGTCAGCCGCAGCATGTCAGGCTGCTGGAGAACGCAATCTCATGGGCAGCTACAAATAGCTCGCAATGTCGCAAGCCTTGA
- a CDS encoding GMC family oxidoreductase — protein MMFDAIVIGSGMSGGIAAKELCERGLKVLMIERGKMIDPDKDYMDHLMPWELPNGNKVPEDEVAEHWPMQSMCYAFGPTTKQFFAKDSEQPLSTPQDKPFAWIKGDHLGGRSVMWGRQSYRMSEMDLGANAKDGHGVDWPIRYADLAPWYDHVEKFIGVAGSKEGLPQLPDGEFLPAFELNDAEKLFKAAVEQKFPGRKVISGRVANLSQAQPQHIELGRASCQARSICERGCRFGAMHSTLTSSLPAAKRTGNLTLVTDAIVHSLVHDPKTGRVTAVKVIDAKTNEGRTYEARIFFLNASTLGSAQILLNSASEANPRGLANGSDQVGRNIMDHIYGLATIAMFPGPEDSYYHGRRPTGIYIPRFRNVTEDAAGYVRGYGYQGGVFRAGWKELALKPGVVGAEVKARAHTLGPWVAVVAGFGEVLPNPDNRMTLHASRKDKWGIPIPHVEYAIGPNEKAMIKQVLDDGRAMLEAAGGTVINQSEEAALPGLGIHEMGTARMGHDPKTSVLNKFNQAHEVANLFITDGSAMASSGCQNPSLTYMALSARAADHAVQLLKEQQL, from the coding sequence ATGATGTTCGACGCAATCGTGATTGGCTCCGGCATGAGTGGCGGCATCGCTGCCAAGGAATTGTGCGAGAGGGGCCTCAAGGTCTTGATGATCGAGCGCGGCAAGATGATCGATCCCGACAAGGATTATATGGATCATCTGATGCCTTGGGAATTGCCGAACGGCAACAAGGTTCCCGAAGACGAGGTGGCCGAGCATTGGCCGATGCAATCGATGTGCTATGCATTCGGTCCGACGACGAAGCAGTTTTTCGCCAAGGATAGCGAGCAGCCCCTTTCCACACCACAAGACAAGCCATTTGCGTGGATCAAGGGCGACCACCTCGGCGGGCGCTCAGTCATGTGGGGTCGTCAAAGCTATCGCATGTCGGAAATGGACCTCGGGGCCAACGCAAAGGACGGTCACGGCGTGGACTGGCCCATTCGGTATGCCGACCTGGCGCCCTGGTACGATCATGTTGAGAAGTTCATAGGTGTGGCTGGTTCCAAGGAAGGCCTTCCGCAACTGCCCGACGGCGAATTCCTGCCGGCATTTGAACTCAATGACGCGGAAAAGCTCTTCAAGGCGGCCGTTGAGCAAAAGTTTCCTGGACGAAAGGTGATTTCAGGTCGTGTCGCCAACCTGTCGCAGGCCCAGCCTCAGCACATAGAATTGGGTCGCGCCAGCTGCCAGGCCCGTTCAATCTGCGAACGTGGATGCCGCTTCGGCGCGATGCATTCCACGCTCACCTCCTCGCTTCCGGCTGCAAAGCGGACAGGAAACCTGACGCTTGTAACCGATGCCATTGTGCATTCCCTTGTTCATGATCCGAAGACGGGCCGAGTGACTGCCGTCAAGGTGATCGACGCCAAGACGAACGAAGGTCGCACTTATGAGGCGAGGATATTTTTCCTCAACGCCTCGACACTGGGATCGGCGCAGATCCTCCTCAACTCCGCCAGTGAGGCCAATCCGCGAGGTTTGGCCAATGGGTCGGATCAGGTTGGCCGCAACATAATGGATCACATCTATGGGCTGGCGACGATCGCGATGTTTCCGGGACCCGAAGACAGCTACTATCATGGACGCCGCCCGACGGGGATTTACATCCCGCGGTTCCGCAACGTGACAGAAGATGCAGCGGGCTATGTTCGCGGTTACGGCTATCAAGGCGGAGTCTTCCGCGCCGGTTGGAAGGAGCTTGCGCTGAAGCCGGGCGTTGTCGGAGCGGAGGTGAAGGCCCGTGCCCATACGCTCGGCCCTTGGGTCGCGGTCGTCGCGGGCTTCGGAGAAGTCCTGCCAAATCCTGACAACCGCATGACTCTTCACGCCAGCCGCAAGGACAAGTGGGGCATTCCAATACCGCATGTTGAATATGCAATCGGCCCAAATGAGAAGGCGATGATCAAGCAGGTGCTGGACGATGGCCGGGCCATGCTCGAAGCGGCAGGTGGCACAGTCATCAATCAATCCGAAGAAGCAGCGCTGCCGGGCCTGGGAATTCACGAAATGGGAACCGCGCGAATGGGCCACGACCCAAAGACTTCAGTGCTCAACAAGTTCAACCAGGCACATGAAGTCGCGAACCTGTTCATCACAGACGGATCTGCGATGGCCTCATCTGGCTGCCAGAATCCCTCGCTGACCTATATGGCGCTTTCGGCTCGCGCGGCAGACCACGCCGTGCAATTGCTCAAGGAGCAGCAATTATGA
- a CDS encoding gluconate 2-dehydrogenase subunit 3 family protein, translating into MNGFSMDRRALMQHAMLLLGATTVSSCNFLPGASKPATLSSNEIETLNAFADTLIPVTDTPGALAAGVPKTLAQMFTDWASQKTRDELSGALQRLDDAARKAKGKGFAELSAADRQTFLSGHDKAALVDVPPPPDAPKGNPFVPLVSVVDNGYAKLKELVAVLYYFSEIGLTKELVYEHVPGGWTASVKVTPKTRPAITFGAF; encoded by the coding sequence ATGAATGGTTTCTCGATGGATCGGCGCGCGCTCATGCAGCACGCCATGCTGCTGCTTGGGGCCACGACCGTTTCGTCGTGCAACTTCTTGCCAGGCGCCTCCAAGCCAGCGACGCTGAGCAGCAATGAGATTGAGACGCTCAACGCCTTCGCTGACACCTTGATCCCGGTTACGGACACGCCGGGCGCCTTGGCCGCCGGGGTTCCAAAGACACTGGCGCAGATGTTTACGGATTGGGCCTCGCAGAAGACGCGCGACGAACTTTCAGGGGCACTGCAGCGGCTGGACGATGCGGCCCGCAAGGCAAAGGGCAAGGGCTTTGCCGAACTGTCCGCAGCGGATCGTCAGACCTTCCTTTCCGGGCATGACAAGGCCGCCCTGGTTGACGTGCCGCCTCCGCCGGATGCGCCGAAGGGCAACCCGTTCGTGCCACTCGTATCGGTGGTCGACAACGGTTATGCCAAGCTCAAGGAACTCGTGGCGGTTCTCTATTACTTCAGTGAAATCGGACTGACCAAAGAGCTGGTCTATGAGCACGTTCCGGGCGGCTGGACAGCCTCGGTCAAAGTTACGCCAAAAACTCGCCCTGCCATCACTTTTGGAGCTTTTTGA
- a CDS encoding sugar phosphate isomerase/epimerase family protein — translation MNLLLWTGHVTEAHVPLFRALRDTGFDGVEVPIFDASDPGHYRHLASILDDLGLARTVTATIPSKACSPISNDPAVRQAGFDHLSRVIECCEALGAEVMAGPWYQPLGVFSGQGPQPVEYERCAEVHRRVAPIAAGAGLVCALEVLNRFECYLFNTCEQASDYLDLLGEPGFGIHFDTFHANIEEKDSVGAVESAWAKGHLRHVHISENDRGTPGKGQAKIRETIAALKRLGYQDWLTIEAFGGTVPDLAAATRVWRPFFASEEEVYTEGHRYIHECWAGEGE, via the coding sequence ATGAACCTGCTGCTTTGGACCGGGCATGTCACCGAGGCTCACGTTCCCCTGTTCAGGGCGCTTAGGGATACGGGCTTCGACGGGGTCGAAGTGCCGATCTTTGACGCCTCGGACCCGGGCCATTACCGCCATCTGGCGTCGATCCTCGATGATCTCGGTCTAGCCCGGACGGTAACGGCCACAATTCCAAGCAAGGCGTGCAGTCCGATCTCAAACGATCCCGCCGTGCGCCAGGCGGGATTTGATCATCTCTCTCGTGTGATCGAATGCTGCGAGGCGCTGGGGGCCGAAGTGATGGCAGGTCCTTGGTACCAGCCGCTCGGCGTCTTTTCGGGACAGGGGCCACAGCCCGTTGAATATGAACGGTGCGCAGAGGTCCATCGCCGCGTCGCGCCCATCGCCGCTGGCGCGGGGCTGGTTTGCGCGCTGGAAGTGCTGAACCGCTTTGAATGTTATCTGTTCAATACATGCGAACAGGCGAGCGACTATCTCGACCTGTTGGGTGAACCCGGTTTCGGGATTCATTTCGACACTTTCCACGCCAATATTGAAGAAAAGGACTCGGTCGGCGCTGTGGAATCTGCTTGGGCCAAAGGCCATCTTCGCCATGTCCACATCAGCGAGAATGACCGCGGCACGCCCGGAAAGGGCCAGGCGAAAATTCGCGAGACGATCGCTGCGCTCAAACGCCTTGGCTATCAGGACTGGCTGACGATCGAAGCATTCGGCGGAACCGTGCCTGACCTTGCCGCGGCAACCCGCGTCTGGCGGCCGTTTTTTGCTTCCGAAGAAGAGGTCTACACCGAAGGCCACCGCTATATTCATGAATGCTGGGCCGGGGAAGGAGAATGA
- a CDS encoding MFS transporter, whose product MDRETGNRKAIYWACVLALFTAALANSLRAGAAGAIKTAMLDPIDAQHSGEMIGSVLGSSFLGFALSLLVLSPLLDRLGAKKVVMFAAFCFVTGPALVLLAAGTGSSVYTLLNVAMVIWGFGWGATEASINPVTATIYADDKTGKLNSLHAWWPAGIILGGLLSVVIFKQLHLDWRIAIVLPMVPGAVLGLWASRLDFPQTESAVQGVSFNEMLAEPFKRPTFWVFFAIMFLTASAELAPGAWVDVTLSETVGMPGILVLVYVSAIMFVMRHFAGALEHRLSDMGLLFICTVPAALGLYLLSTANSPVTALIAATFWAFGVCFMWPTMLAAVSRRFPRSGPWGIGLVGFAGALAIYFVLPKLGQIYDEAKLAKAGGKEAFETLQKGSPELHAVLAHAAETSFQTIAVIPVLLFFVFGAVWFFERGRKTK is encoded by the coding sequence ATGGACCGGGAAACGGGCAACCGGAAGGCGATCTACTGGGCATGCGTGCTCGCGCTCTTCACGGCAGCGCTCGCCAATTCGCTTCGCGCTGGCGCGGCGGGGGCAATAAAGACAGCCATGCTCGATCCAATCGACGCTCAGCATTCGGGCGAGATGATCGGGTCTGTCCTCGGCAGTTCATTCCTTGGCTTCGCGTTGAGCTTGCTTGTGCTAAGTCCGCTCCTTGACCGGCTGGGCGCAAAGAAGGTGGTGATGTTCGCTGCGTTCTGTTTCGTTACAGGCCCGGCGCTTGTGCTGCTGGCAGCGGGGACTGGCAGCTCGGTCTATACGTTGCTCAACGTCGCGATGGTGATCTGGGGCTTTGGATGGGGCGCAACCGAAGCCTCTATCAATCCCGTAACCGCCACAATTTATGCAGACGACAAGACCGGCAAGCTGAACAGTCTCCACGCATGGTGGCCAGCGGGAATCATCCTGGGTGGCCTGCTGAGCGTTGTGATCTTCAAACAGTTGCACCTCGACTGGCGGATTGCCATCGTCTTGCCAATGGTGCCCGGCGCCGTGCTCGGGCTTTGGGCCAGTCGGCTCGACTTTCCGCAGACCGAAAGTGCGGTGCAGGGTGTTAGCTTCAACGAAATGCTCGCCGAACCGTTCAAGCGGCCCACTTTCTGGGTCTTTTTTGCCATCATGTTCCTGACAGCGTCTGCAGAATTGGCACCGGGCGCCTGGGTTGATGTGACACTTTCCGAAACGGTCGGGATGCCGGGGATCCTCGTGCTGGTCTATGTATCCGCCATCATGTTCGTGATGCGCCACTTTGCCGGCGCGCTGGAACATCGACTGTCCGACATGGGATTGCTGTTCATATGCACGGTGCCCGCCGCGCTGGGACTTTATCTCCTGAGCACCGCCAATTCGCCAGTTACCGCGTTGATTGCTGCGACCTTTTGGGCCTTTGGCGTGTGTTTCATGTGGCCGACCATGCTTGCAGCAGTGTCTCGCAGGTTTCCGCGCAGTGGTCCTTGGGGTATCGGGCTGGTCGGGTTTGCGGGGGCGTTGGCGATCTATTTCGTCTTGCCCAAACTGGGGCAAATCTATGACGAGGCAAAGCTTGCCAAGGCTGGAGGCAAAGAAGCTTTCGAAACGTTGCAAAAGGGATCGCCCGAACTTCACGCCGTTCTGGCTCATGCCGCCGAAACCTCTTTCCAGACCATCGCAGTGATCCCCGTGCTGCTGTTCTTCGTATTCGGCGCTGTTTGGTTCTTCGAGCGTGGACGAAAGACAAAATGA